A single window of Lentilitoribacter sp. Alg239-R112 DNA harbors:
- a CDS encoding metalloregulator ArsR/SmtB family transcription factor, which produces MQNLSNTFSALGDKTRFAVVEQLLNEGELSVNDLQKNTTISPPAFSRHLKVLREAGVIQQRIDKQRRIYSVRPAAVQAIHRWVIDHQEFWQASVDRLEDALNSFNPEKDLK; this is translated from the coding sequence ATGCAAAATCTATCCAATACTTTTTCTGCCTTAGGCGATAAAACTCGCTTTGCTGTTGTCGAACAATTGCTTAATGAGGGCGAATTAAGCGTCAATGATCTTCAGAAAAATACCACGATATCGCCGCCAGCATTTTCGCGACACCTAAAAGTATTACGCGAGGCGGGTGTCATTCAGCAGCGAATTGATAAACAGAGGCGAATTTATTCAGTTCGTCCAGCCGCTGTTCAGGCTATTCACCGTTGGGTAATTGACCATCAGGAATTTTGGCAAGCAAGTGTTGATCGTCTTGAGGATGCGCTGAATAGTTTCAATCCGGAGAAAGATCTAAAATGA
- a CDS encoding SRPBCC domain-containing protein, whose amino-acid sequence MSDVVIEREFKQAPDIVFAFLTQVENLLKWWGPEGITVPSHDLSLGEIGPWFSEMKGSKGEIFKVSGDVKSVVPPEYIEFTWAWHDDNDARGHESHVRFEVTPSPNGGSTFKVIHTNLADDESAKNHMGGWTSSINRLENALG is encoded by the coding sequence ATGAGTGATGTTGTTATTGAAAGAGAATTCAAACAAGCGCCTGATATAGTCTTTGCGTTCCTAACTCAGGTTGAAAACCTTTTAAAATGGTGGGGTCCTGAAGGTATTACGGTTCCCTCCCATGATTTAAGTTTAGGAGAGATTGGTCCATGGTTTTCTGAAATGAAGGGATCCAAGGGCGAAATTTTTAAAGTTAGCGGCGATGTTAAATCGGTTGTTCCGCCTGAATATATTGAATTCACATGGGCATGGCACGATGACAATGACGCAAGAGGTCATGAAAGTCACGTACGTTTTGAAGTTACGCCCTCCCCGAATGGCGGATCAACATTCAAAGTTATTCATACAAATCTTGCTGATGATGAAAGCGCCAAAAATCACATGGGCGGTTGGACATCCAGCATAAACCGTCTTGAAAATGCGCTTGGTTAA
- a CDS encoding DUF502 domain-containing protein, whose product MVKENTKKPHRSYGARLRNNFLTGLIVCAPIVITAYLTWNFVVWVDGWAKPYIPKVYNPETYLPFGIPGLGLIFALLVITIVGFFTRNLIGRSVLNFGESILARMPLIRSIYKGLKQIFETVLAEGQSSFSKAGIIEYPRKGLWAIVFIATDTHGEVGNILKEEDTVSVFLPTTPNPTSGFLLFVPRKDLRLLDMNVEEAAKLVISAGLVSPDHEENLADKIIEE is encoded by the coding sequence ATGGTAAAAGAAAATACAAAAAAGCCACATCGTTCATATGGTGCGCGCCTTCGTAACAATTTCCTAACAGGCCTGATTGTTTGCGCGCCCATTGTGATAACCGCTTATTTAACTTGGAATTTTGTTGTCTGGGTGGATGGATGGGCAAAACCCTATATTCCTAAAGTATATAATCCTGAGACATATCTGCCATTTGGCATTCCCGGATTAGGTCTGATCTTTGCCTTGCTAGTGATAACAATTGTTGGTTTTTTCACGCGCAATTTAATTGGTCGTTCCGTTTTAAACTTCGGAGAATCTATACTTGCTCGAATGCCGCTAATTCGTTCTATTTATAAGGGTTTAAAACAGATATTTGAAACAGTCCTCGCAGAGGGACAAAGCTCGTTCTCTAAAGCTGGTATTATTGAATACCCACGTAAAGGGCTTTGGGCAATTGTGTTTATTGCAACAGATACGCACGGTGAAGTGGGGAATATTTTGAAGGAAGAAGACACAGTTTCAGTCTTTTTGCCAACCACACCAAATCCGACATCTGGATTTTTGCTGTTTGTACCGCGCAAGGATTTGCGTTTATTGGATATGAATGTGGAGGAAGCTGCAAAACTCGTGATCTCAGCGGGGCTCGTTTCGCCGGATCATGAAGAAAACCTCGCAGATAAAATTATTGAAGAGTAG
- a CDS encoding YciI family protein, with protein MPKYVFAYHGGKTPESEEEGAKVMAAWTTWFEQLGSAIVDGGAPVGQSKTVSISSVTDDGGANPISGYSIIQADTFDAATDMAKGCPMVIDSSGTVEVAEIHVM; from the coding sequence ATGCCAAAATATGTATTTGCCTATCACGGTGGAAAAACGCCAGAATCAGAAGAGGAAGGTGCTAAAGTAATGGCTGCGTGGACAACGTGGTTTGAACAACTTGGCTCTGCAATTGTTGATGGCGGCGCACCCGTTGGTCAGTCAAAAACCGTATCAATATCTTCTGTAACTGATGATGGTGGAGCAAACCCGATCTCGGGCTACAGCATTATTCAAGCTGATACATTTGATGCGGCTACAGACATGGCCAAAGGGTGTCCGATGGTGATAGATTCTTCGGGCACCGTTGAAGTTGCTGAAATTCACGTAATGTAA
- the glmS gene encoding glutamine--fructose-6-phosphate transaminase (isomerizing), producing MCGIVGIVGKSSVAPKLVDALKRLEYRGYDSAGVATIANGILDRRRAEGKLVNLESCLSNSPLDGNIGIGHTRWATHGAPTVANAHPHFTKGVAVVHNGIIENFATLRDELSEQGAQFSSQTDTEVVAHLFSSLLAKNMTPQEAMQAALKRLEGAYALAVLFEDCDDMILCARSGPPLAVGHGDGEMFIGSDSIALASFTDDITYLEDGDWAIITHTSVEVHDLNGDIVERKRQKSQGSAMIADKGNYRHFMLKEIHEQPEVMSRTIHHYLDMATESFKPIGSEIDFANLDRLAISACGTAYYAGLIGKYWFERYARLPVEIDVASEFRYRELPLTGNMAAFFISQSGETADTLACLRYCKENNVKIGSIVNVPESTIARESDVIFPTLAGIEVGVASTKAFTCQLATLASLAISAGRARGTISDEQEKELARSMASIERLSNNTLESIDDGIKDLSRELAKCNHALYLGRGTNFPLAMEAALKLKEISYIHAEGYAAGELKHGPIALIDEDMPVITIAPYDDLFDKTVSNMQEVAARGGKIIFITDERGAKEVSVETMSTIVLPDVPEAISPMIYSLPIQLLAYHTAVFMGTDVDQPRNLAKSVTVE from the coding sequence ATGTGTGGAATTGTAGGTATCGTTGGTAAAAGTTCTGTCGCGCCTAAGTTGGTCGATGCACTGAAACGCCTTGAATATCGCGGATATGATTCCGCAGGTGTCGCAACAATTGCGAATGGGATACTCGACCGCCGCCGTGCGGAAGGCAAACTCGTGAATCTTGAATCTTGTTTGAGCAATTCCCCGCTGGATGGCAATATTGGAATTGGTCATACGCGATGGGCCACACACGGCGCACCCACAGTAGCTAATGCGCATCCTCATTTCACGAAAGGTGTTGCCGTAGTTCATAATGGCATAATTGAAAATTTTGCGACGCTTCGTGATGAACTGAGCGAACAAGGTGCGCAGTTTTCAAGCCAGACAGATACCGAAGTTGTTGCCCATCTCTTTTCATCTCTACTTGCCAAAAACATGACACCACAAGAGGCAATGCAGGCCGCGTTAAAGCGTCTTGAGGGCGCATATGCACTTGCTGTGTTGTTTGAAGATTGTGACGATATGATCCTATGCGCTCGTAGTGGTCCGCCACTTGCAGTTGGGCATGGCGATGGCGAGATGTTTATCGGTTCAGATAGTATTGCACTCGCATCATTTACTGACGACATCACTTATCTTGAAGATGGCGATTGGGCCATAATTACCCATACAAGCGTTGAAGTTCATGATCTCAATGGTGATATTGTTGAACGCAAACGACAAAAGTCACAAGGCAGTGCCATGATTGCCGATAAAGGCAATTATCGCCACTTTATGTTGAAGGAAATTCATGAGCAGCCTGAAGTCATGTCACGCACAATACATCATTATTTGGATATGGCGACTGAGAGCTTTAAACCAATCGGAAGTGAAATTGATTTTGCAAATTTGGATCGCTTAGCGATTTCTGCATGCGGGACGGCTTACTATGCCGGATTAATTGGTAAATACTGGTTTGAACGTTATGCCCGATTGCCTGTTGAGATAGATGTCGCGTCAGAGTTCAGATATCGTGAATTACCTCTTACGGGAAATATGGCTGCTTTCTTTATTTCTCAATCTGGTGAAACCGCCGATACTTTAGCATGCCTTCGCTACTGCAAAGAAAATAACGTAAAAATCGGTTCTATCGTCAATGTGCCAGAATCTACAATTGCGCGCGAATCGGATGTCATATTTCCAACATTGGCTGGTATCGAAGTTGGCGTTGCCTCGACGAAAGCGTTTACCTGCCAGCTGGCAACGCTTGCAAGTTTAGCGATTTCAGCTGGACGTGCTCGCGGCACGATATCTGATGAACAAGAAAAAGAACTCGCGCGTTCTATGGCAAGCATCGAACGTCTGTCAAATAACACGCTTGAAAGCATTGATGATGGTATCAAAGATCTCTCTCGCGAACTTGCCAAGTGTAATCATGCGCTTTATTTAGGAAGGGGAACAAATTTCCCGCTCGCAATGGAAGCAGCACTTAAACTGAAAGAGATCTCATACATCCACGCAGAAGGTTATGCCGCTGGCGAACTTAAACACGGGCCAATTGCACTCATTGATGAAGATATGCCGGTTATCACGATCGCACCTTATGATGATTTGTTTGATAAGACTGTTTCAAACATGCAGGAAGTAGCAGCTCGTGGTGGAAAAATCATATTCATTACCGATGAGCGTGGCGCAAAGGAAGTGTCGGTTGAAACAATGTCAACCATTGTTTTACCAGATGTACCAGAAGCCATTTCTCCGATGATCTATTCACTGCCAATTCAGTTGCTTGCATATCATACAGCTGTATTTATGGGGACTGATGTTGATCAGCCTAGAAATTTGGCGAAGTCAGTAACTGTAGAGTAA